The genome window GTCGACGCCCGACGCCCGCAGCGGGGGCCCCGTCACCCCGTAGGCGATGGCGTCGGCCGCCGACAGAATCCCGATGCCCCGGTTGCGCTGTACCCAGATTGGGTTGGCGGACAGCAGGGCCTCGTACTCGTCGAAGCGCCCGGGGAGCACGCGCAAAAGCTCGCGGATCTTGCCCTCGGCCTCCGCGGGCAGGTCCATCGAAACACCGCCCGGACGGAAGTAGCCGGGGTTCATCCGCAGTCCGGTGACGGACTGGAAAACGTCCAGGATCATCTCGCGCTCGCGGAACGCGTAGGTGGCCATCGAGACCGAGCCGAGCTCGAGTCCGGACGTACCCAGCCAGATCAGGTGGGAGGTGATCCGGTTGAGCTCCATCATCAGGCACCTGATCCACTGCGCCCTTTCGGGGACCTCCACCTCCGCCAGGCGCTCGACGGCCATGCAGAATGCGGCTTCGTTGAAGAAGTTGGACAGGTAGTCGGCGCGGGTGACGGCGGTGACGGCCTGGATCCAGTTCAGGACCTCTGCGTTCTTCTCGATGCCCGTGTGCAGGTACCCGATCACCGGGTTGACGGAC of Actinomycetota bacterium contains these proteins:
- a CDS encoding NADH dehydrogenase subunit D codes for the protein MSETLVTGPAQQDAAAQVQDLWVEGETMRVNMGPQHPSTHGVLRLQVEMTGETLLSVNPVIGYLHTGIEKNAEVLNWIQAVTAVTRADYLSNFFNEAAFCMAVERLAEVEVPERAQWIRCLMMELNRITSHLIWLGTSGLELGSVSMATYAFREREMILDVFQSVTGLRMNPGYFRPGGVSMDLPAEAEGKIRELLRVLPGRFDEYEALLSANPIWVQRNRGIGILSAADAIAYGVTGPPLRASGVD